GGCAATATTCCTGCTCTGAGCGATGTTGCTCAAGCAATAAAGAATCTTcacttccagtttctttatgcctTATCAAATATGCTGTCATGCACTTTCGATGTTCTTCTCCATTTTATGTTCTACAATAACATTGCTGGACTTCCAGTCACTGAACCCCATTGTAGCAAAGGGAGATTCTTTCTTGGACAATAGGCGACATACAAAGCCGTACAAACGACCTTGGGATGGTGAGTAGAGTAGCCATTCACGTTTTACATACTCGCTATTCCGCAGTTCACGTTTGAACACATAGTTTGATAAATACCTTTCCCTCATATTCTCTGCTCCAGCTGTTTTATACATTCTGCTTGAGTTTGTAAGGTTGCTATTATGATTCTAACATGATGAGGGCCCACTACGAATCCAGTAATCTATTGTGTTAGTATCATTAATATTCCACAGTCCCGGATCTGTCTCTTGGATTACAAACTCCTTTACTGTTACAGCTTTGGGTATTTCCTCTTGTAAAatgtcaccagcagcagcaacaagcaaTGATGGTATGTCTGCTGACACTGGATGAATGGTACCAGGAGTGGATGTAGATGTGGATGTtatatctgaaggaacagtactagtggctgacattgcaggagtagatgctatatctgaaggaacagtactagtggctgtCATTGCAGGAGTAgatgctatatctgaaggaacagtactagtggctgacattgcaggagtggatgctatatctgaaggaacagtactagtggctgtCATTGCAGGATTGGATGCTGAtgtggatgctatatctgaaggaacagtactagtggctgacattgcaggagtagatgctatatctgaaggaacagtactagtggctgtCATTGCAGGATTGGATGCTGATGTGGATGCTATATCTGGAGGAACAGTACTAGTGGGGAAGATATGGAAGACGGAAAAGATGGGAGAATGAGATGTGGGCGAGTTGTGGAGAGTGGGATAAGGAGGAAAATGTGTGTCAGGGTTCACCCCCTTCCAACCTGTGGTTGGGGTTGCTCCTACGGGTCTTAGTCCCTCAGTCCCTggcgccactgtccgccccgGGGCTCCCCCAGACGGCCAAGGGCTGGCCCTATACACCCCTAGCaagtggggaggttcaagcctcCTATAACTCACCTGAACCTGCCCGTCCTGACACTGCGAGGTTCTCTATCTCTCTTTGATATCATGTCTGCtctgaggtcgccagctgggtgtttagactcgtgtcccagcaacacgtcagtggtcttatTGGTTATCTTAATCAAGGATGCAGTATCACGTTCAGtacaaggtgtcactaatggtctcataaatatatatatagccctagagaatggaggcttacttaaactcatcagttagtttaaaagtttactgaagaaaaggcatatatacacatataaattgCATAAATAAATTGGTCATAAGTGCTAcagccacaatgggtcgcaactgggttctttgctggtggaactaaagttctggtatctggcctcaagttagtagtggctttcaaggagtaagCTCGGTAATGCTAGTAAAACACAAAGGAGGGTTTGcattgaatacgacacttcatcaatatattcacatataatcactttcccatcacctcacaTATAATACTAAAgaaagtattactacacttaatatATTCACAAGTGTCTCTCTCATGGGACACTAAGCGTTCCTCgatgctcaatcgatgcagtcttgtcagcttcagtgtttcctcaacacggagtaccgtcctcaaccagtactgggaaacaccaacgggtCTACCATAGCCACGGGCCAGCCtatacacagtctcactaggtgcttccTCGTGAacccccacaatcactctccagcctggtgctggcattgaacatcagcctcgcgctgctgggcctcttcacaaaacaaatacaagggtagctaacccttggcaggagcttcttgcaactcgctAGTTACACTCCTTCTTAGCACCTTACTGTCAGTCTTTTCTTCCGCTAGCCAGTCCTGGGATACGCCGAAttccgtcactgccacttcacgggcagacagtagaacacaaCACAGTTCTTCagtggcggctcactgcttccgtaaaacAGAATGTAATAGAGAGAtaatggctgccctgggtagactgactgtcctcgtaccacagcagccctacgtcgactctgtggatacagacacgttatCAGTACATGGGacgctaggaaacatcacttactgaccctgacatagacatacaactcctacaatagatggcgctgcCTTTCtaggcaccacctcaccagaggccaGCACCAGCGACCTCTCgatctgactaggacaggaatctagcgcctcttgatGGTATCTTTCTGCCACcagtagatggcgtcgtccatgttgtgggggcttcaggagcggactcacagatggcattgatgTCGCTGCTCCATGCTCTGACGATGGAATCAGGTTCGTAACAATAAGTGGAATCATCTGCTGGTGACAACACTCTTCTTGACACGCCTCTGGCAACACAATCAGCTGACTGGATCCACATCTCGAGCCGTGGGTACACACCTCGCGCGTCTGGCAGCATGATCAGCTGACAGCTCCAACTGTCAGAACGTCgtagctctccccaccgcctttaGCAATGCGATCAGCTGGGCgtttcagagttcgttgctggctCCTTGCACACCAGCTACCACCTCCAGGATCATAACATCATTGCGCCAATATATTTATGATCAAGCCTATATCATCAAGCCTATATGAGCTCTAGGCTCCTAGCCTAATAttctgtcacttagacaataaaatgatgagtagaaatgttcacaacatataaaatacccTAGCTCGCCTAGATCAAAAGGGGTAAAGGTAGGGACAGTTATCTACCTTAATTCATTCCAACCAtgaagctgactcgtcctctgttgagggatgctgaggttcctgttcctggcttctggtctcctgatgaacagttcccTCACACACAGGGTCCTCTGTCGTCCTCGTGGTAACGCATCCTCTCCGTGCTGACCCCCAACAGGTACTGTCTTCCTCTTCCTATTCTccggggtactggagacaggttcCTCTGTCgtcgtcctccactctcactggcactgccgacacctcgcagtccagcacagcttcccctcgcctcactgccagtagatttgaCCAGTCGTAACTTTTCGCTTGATGTGGAATACTGGTCTtctgggcgtcccagacgtcaccagctcAACATTCCCTCTGatgcagactcttgatagagctcttggctctctaatccggcccgtccttgtttctgggcactccacggaagttgcATGGCCtctcagactgtctgcagaatcgaagcgaagcttaaatctactggtaagggctctctagatCCGGTGCTCAATCGAGCGCGTCCTCACCCTATGGCGGCTCGTGACGTACTATCCCGCCCAGGCGCCAGCCGCCCCGAGAGCCCTccgcctcgtgacgtcacaccgcccgagggctctcgtcattggtcacttctagcacgtgacctcacctagccaatcaggtgccgggaggcgtcacgacgtcttggcggggaaacaggatggctcgacACCGTCTTGTGCCCCAAAAGGCATAAGCCCCCtgcattatcaaacttagctggccattttacagccagcttaatcacgctccacgctttcccacacatgaaaatgttccctgaacatcagaaAATACTTAGGCtatggagatatgactcttctaagctggggaggaagaaatataggggtgggacaccgtcacaggTGGAAAGTAAGAGAGGATGGGGAAAGGGGAGGGGCAAGATAGGGGAATtaagagggaggagaggagacAACAAGGGTAGGGAGAGAGACAGACTATTCCAGGCACCACTGGGTACCCCTTCAAGTATATATTCCCGGCGGGACAGAAATTGTTGggtgcgtttcctatcacctaatgtctctgtccacctagcagtaaataattacccaggagttagtcagcttgttgtggggttgcatcccagAGAGGGTTAGTAATTCCTCcctcatggaggggggggggggacattgatATAAGCCGAACATGTACCGTATGTATATACTGGCTTCCTATTCCCCGGACACAATGAATTAATTATATATAGAAGAGAATGTGTGTCTGAGGCTGGAGGCCTGACACTTGGgccctagcctcacccaactttccaagttgacacatggtgggcATGGGAGTGGCATAGGCCAGGTTGGGTTGGCCTCGGTGGCAGATTTTAAGAAATATTGACATCTATATTGACCCCTCTACAATTTTCATGATATCAGATGTGAAATTGGGGTATCTATTTTCGTAGAGTTTTGATGGTTATTTCAGATGTTTACCAACACATTGTCATAGATTACTGGAAATTGATGAACtctgatattttcagagacagacagacagcgagagagaaagggggggggcaggagagggaggaagagaaagatgaagagataatggaaagagaaggagaaagagGGGGATCCGCAGGGAgcacagaaggaggaggaggagaggtggaaggtggagagAGTGGGGATGAAGGGAAGAGAGTGCGAAGGGAATGCACCTCTAGGCATCCTTCTTATGtggctctaggcggcccttttatgcacctctaggcatcCTTCTTATGtggctctaggcggcccttttatgcacctctaggcggcccttttatgcacctctaggcggcccctttatgtgtccctaggcggcccctttatgtgcctctaggcggcctctttatgcgcctctaggcggcccttttatgtgcctctaagcggcccttttATGCGCCTCAAGGcagcccctttatgcgcctctaggcggcactttatgcgcctctaggcagcTCTTTTctgtgcctctagacggcccctttatgcgcctctaggcagtccctttatgtgcctccaggtgGCCTCTTTATGCGACTCTAGGCAGCCCCTTTATGTGactctaggcggccactttatgtacctctaggtgaccTCTTTAAGTGCGTCAAGGCGATCCCTTTATGTGCATATTGGTCGGccgtttatgtgcctctaggcagccccctttatgcgcctctaggcagcccctttATGCGCATTTAGGCGGCCCGTTTATGCGCTTCTAGgccgtccctttatgtgcctctaggcggcacttttatgcacctctaggcggccctttatgcgcctctaagaGATCCCTTTATGCGCctataggcggcccctttatgtgcctctaggcggcctctttttgtgccttttctttctctcttctctcttttctgttctttgttttctttacgttcccttactattctcttcttattcctattactatctccttctcattcggtggctataataggagctgcctcgtatgggtcaataggccctctgcagttcttattcctactactatctcctctactacactttgctcctcacctctctcaagcctatttattgcctgcatctacttcctcatcacttacggactattcatgcccgtgccacctcttgggtggcttaatcttcatcaatcttcctcatcacattcgaattgagaatggtccaggacggaccgaaacgtcgtcgtcccttcaccttctagtgtgtagtctggtcaacttactttagccacgttattgtgactcatcgccttctaaATTAGCTTGTACATAGggtcagacctgtgttggttacgcACCATTACTATAAATCCAACAGTTATCTTACTGGGCTTAGCTCGTGCAGTGCTTGCtctagtgaactcggctgttgccttggacagttgttctcgtattttcttgaaaactagttgcatttgtctacgctttacTTGAAGCGTAAATTACTTGATTTACGCTTAACCAGGAAAAATTAAAGCGTAAAGCGTTTACTTGAACAAAATGATCTACGTTATACAAAGGAGTAGGGGGTATGTTAATAAATTCATTAGCGAGAATCTTATctataccataaagaatagcgtgaggagtGTCACCTgtggaaacattaattgaagaatttatggcCCACTGAAGTAAGGGTATGAatacatcccaattgttgttatcaaaattaaatgtgactctcaaggcatctaacactttcctgttagtacgctcTGCTAACCCATTACTTGCTGGGTGATATTGCATAAtactacattttttaatgttatataaatcgcacaagctagttaaaatactattactgaattctggaccattatctgaaaggattactttaggcatactatatctacaaattatttggtcatggaatgcactggctatagtttctgctgttttgttcgggataggaactagttcgcaataccgtgaaaaattatcaacCATTACAAGCAAGTGTTTGTTCCCTTTTTCTGTGTCTgcaaaatttgtcaacaaatccatcgatactcattcccaaggagctttagtcgtTGGGTATacatgaattggattaggtcctgctaCATGATCCTTGTGCTGTTAGCacattaaacatctgtcaacataatgagcaatctccttagccatttttgaccAAAAGTACTTTAATCGACCTtgctggagtgtacgatcctttcttggatgtgcacttgcaggagcatcatggataatttttaacacagttggtaccaagacagctggaacaactaactgacaacatttcctcggggctgtccctagctttactactctacacagcaaATTGTCCAAAATCACtaactctttcaatggtactggaggtTTGTGAATTGGGCGAGTATTTTGCTTAGTTAAAAACTTAATGATAGGTGCCTATATAGGGTCTTGTCTCTGTTCCGTCTCTACTACTGTAGCGTCTAATGTAGGGTAATTTAACTGATTCGCAGCTacatgtcgagaaaacgcatcagcacaatattttgtttttctggaatataaccaaatgtgggactgaactcttgaattgtgagcaaatatctggcAAACTTTCCAATTGGATTCTTATTCTTGAACaaaggaattaatggttggtgatctgtaagaacatgaactgggtaattataaattgtatccctgaaatTTTTAAGAGCCCATACAACTGCTAACGCTTCACGTTCtgatgcactataatttttctctttagATAATGTACAGCTTGCATAAGCTATTGCGGGATCTCTGTGACCTGCTGTTTGAGGCAGAACTTGCAGCACATTAACCCAAtgccactagcatctgtaaccaacgtgtaAGGTTTAgagaaatctgggtacctaaggacaggtgacgagatCAAGGCTGTCGTGAGTTTTTGGAatgaatgttcctgggcctctccccaaacaaaggtttCATCTTTCCTTTGTAACTTGTAAAGTAGAgcagctataatagagaatccagcaataaatgaacgataaaatcctacaagacctgtgaactgtcttatggcttctgctctctgagaatggggtaaACGATGTGCTGGTACATAAATTGGCATAGTTCCTtgctcaaggggaattttatgtgtaataagaggaatgAGACcaaacttttctcctggtagagcaacaacggctCTATTCCTGTTTAGAATTTCCAAAAGTTGAACCAGAGTCAGGGaagtcagtaggactgaggtgcacTGCACTTCTAGCTGAGATCCATGTTCTCTTGGtgtgagagtacaaacagtatgttccatggagacatcatccaccacttgcaccggtaacgagtaatgggcaaaatttacaacatgggtgccagactggagatgtatgtcggcattactagtgtttgcaatatacAATGTAACGGTACCATCcttcactgtgtgccaggagggttcaacaaatgtaccgttCACTTTACACGTATAACTTTCCGCAATGACATCCGATAACTCAgggactccctgaaccttaaatgtgttgagagaatgagagtgcagcacagtgtcagtagaagtcgaacactgacttcagagatggaagctgctagGCAAgcaagacaacgagaatccgttagggcgttccCTTCCAGAAAATCTCGATACTCACTCCCTAACAACTGCACTACTAAGATGTTTCTATCGAGTGCCGGTATTCTTGGGTATGCTACTGCGAcaaggatctgacaaacctacactAGCGAGTTGGGTTTGACAAAATTAACGtagtctgattgaaggttgaactcatggccATGTCGATACATGCtgcacaagggtatgacgtggtctttgatattAATGtttcaacgatggggaaacaatgcaatattttcatcaataatggtgtacagacctaagagaatgtcaccAGGAAAATGGATATAGTCAACAACTAAACAGGTTATTGAAAGTGTGGTGTCATCTAACTTGAGTGGAAGGTCAATTTCTTCCTGAACTTTTACTGTGTTTCCTAaaacaccacttagaaaaggtatgggtGACTTTTTTACTGGAGTAGAGTACTTACTTGCAATATCCCTAAGAGctgaggccttgacaatattaatttttgcaccagagtcaagaaaaactttgaaAATTTTACTATGTAcgatggctgagacaagggggcCATCACTTGATACTGGACATGTTACTACTTTTGATTTATGTTGTCTAGGGTATCTGCGTCTCGTCTGGGTCAAATACACTGCGATTCTGTCAACATCTACAACCGGTCgagagtcagtgtccaaatctattttggataGCTACTGAGtagacagggagggcactaggactggctaacttgaattggttagcggatggctttGGGAGTGTCCcgacaacatggaatgaacattTTGAGGTCCAGCAGTCAGTGATCGAGTATTAAAATTGGACGTTGTATTATggttgggctgggagttgtatacAAGAGTTTTGATAATGTCTAGGACGCTgtgcgcctcgccaagactgaccgtggGAATTACAAGGtggggatgtcctttgcctagctctacaatctgccgtgtggtgaccaacttgtttatgatacttgcaatatgggagcctagaatTATTAGATTGACGAGgagaccgagagaattgtctaggggcggaccaacagtcccttgcgaggtggttagtcttaccacaatgccaacatgagggattgGATGGTTGTGTGCTATGGCGTTTCAGAAACTTATGAGGAGGAAAATTTGACTGCGGGCTACGACCATGGGTGCGGTTCTGTGACCAAGcgttttgagagtttgtgggaggatgctgagggtCTGTTACTACATTCACATTGTCAGAGGACGGCAACAATTGAGCACTTcagggagctagtttatcggcggcattattgatagcctcaaacacttcaccaatttcaacTTTAACTCAAAAATTTTGTTGCTCGATGATCggtttagtatgctctggggcaaaatTAATTAAAGTCCCAAATGCAATCATTTTGGCCATGGCCTGGGGGATCAATGTTTTGTCCTTATCATCCCATGAGGAACTAAGCATGGCAGTCTCCAAGGCATACAGATACCGATCAAGACGGCTAGTAaatgcattaaacgattcacaaaggctgcatggtggcattggcaatattcttgactaacctatacgggtcgaggtctcctttgttaacaaagtGCCAGTGAAAGAAATCCTTATATTCTGAccatgactggaggctaacaatggctttctcgtcTACCACAAAATGTGCATCACCTCTGGTTGTGTGAACGGCTGACCGAGCAATTGCCAAATATTCGGCATCATTAGGTTCAGAAAAACAGGCCTTGGTTTTAGCCTCAACCTTGCTAAACCAGGACTCTAACAAACAGGATTCGCCAGCAAAAAACGGAATAGTCATTTCCTGAGCTGACCTTTGGACAGTAGCACAAGCAATTACTAAATTGGAGGGAGAAGAAGTTGCAACAGTGGAAGGCTTTATCACATCCGTGGAAGTAATGTTGGAACGCAGATAATACTTAAATGCACCAGGCATCAGAAATagaatacacaaaaataaacactcaaAAATATCAAACTTGGTTAATGTAAGGAAATGACAGAAATAAaactattaaattgggctaggcaacaaaataattcaaaacaagcaaaattgtgaattaaatcagcaatctggtatgaaaatggttggaattagatgtatataaattaattatacCAGGCTAAGCACtgcaaattaaattaaaaaactgTTAAGGGCAATTGCAATTTTGATAAAAAATCAACACAACACGTGGCAATACAGGAAATATTAGTGTAGCACAGAAACTGGATACAAGTATATATAAATTTCTatggtaaaaattattatatgAAATGTTGAAAGAATAAATTtctattttatgcctgaagaaattaaattttttatattgtgcaaatccttaactgctactaaaacaatgatttcttacttctctggactttgaatttaccaataacactctagtagcacaattaaaactcaatgaaattactgtgagaagcaggaatgttgaaaatgactcagagaaactgtgggtgGAGTAtgtaaccagctccaatatttaacaagtcactgaatgggtaTTACATGTGATGTTGTGGATATTATTATGTAAATCACTGTTAGAACATGGCACAGGAAGGCTCATCTATCAATTATTTATCTTGGGGGTGCAGTTCATGagaatcaccagtagccaaattAGGAGAAACGTCGtgaaggtgttgttgttgttgttgttgttgagttaggggcgacgacgatcgggggatcggatgcgccccggcgtacccgtgaagggtgaatcgcgaagccaggaaaggcgaaaagccaagccaaaacgcgaaacgagtgacgccaagcactagaaactaatacgcCACACGACAAAgcaacgcacaaagggagaggcagaagcacagactagaacagggcaaacaaacagccagaagggcacacagcatgtcataaagcaaatacacaggaaatcagagcacatatttgcccgggaaccttacattgaacgcctcccagagcacccattgccaagggtctcgtccatccaccgggtacgccataacatctggaaccggggcaacaaacacctgcaaactggggacccagatggtagtactcatgaggcgagaagtcgccactcgcccccacaggaagggaacttgccccccacgaaagcactccgggccgtcagacagcagtaactcggcaatcttcgaccagtgacccggtggcatcacagacgccggcaacacgtccctcaGGGGCCCAACTCGCACCACAGGGGTATCTGCGGCcctgggcacaccaccagacgacagcagggaacccggacggcgcgcatccttccgtaacgtcaccaccaggccacgcccagcaccagagtccacactatccctggcagcggaagccaccaccccccactgtggagagtcccccggcggagaaagaaccgaaggcacgtccgagacacaggcaccagcaccagcaggcacatgtacctccaccaccacgaacTGCGGAGACATATCCGTATCCACACCGTCAATACCCGAAGACccgcagtcactgaagtcaccaacgtccgcccaggcagaagacgaacgccgggaacgtttgggcaccggccggatatcgtcagagccggtaagtgacccagaaacacgggtaccacgagccggaggaaccgacgcccgacacagaacggcagcagcctctaccacaaggGGAACCGGGCAACACACAGCAGGAGTCTCTGCAGTCACCCCatcaccaagcacatccgggacctgagtcacggacacagggccaggcacagcatcagaagacgagggagaagacagcgacgtcacacagggagctccaggaaggcccacgagagcagctgggacagcgacaggatcaggcagaccaaccgacgggacctcaagaaccggaggagggacggcaacaaccggaggaacggcaggcgccgccggggaaacCGCAGCAGCAAACGGGACGCGCACCTCCTCATCAACAttaccggagactgcctccagagggagcgatgggaaatcctcgtcgcggaacaagttgacaggagcaactggggcctcagagcacccggcagcctgatgccccaacaagccacaccggaaacaggtacgaggctgccgggaataatacacccggacgtagtatcccataagccggacagaagaaggtatatccgaccgcaggcgcatccccaacgtgcgaatgtttgtacgcctcccagcataccaccccaaggagagcgtgttcacccgcacgctgacaacagaacCAAACCCCccaaagtaacgccggaggaggtcatcagggaactccaggggcgcaccacggatactgacataagtcagggcaccactgcggtccgatatcgccacagagccggcatcgtctggcaacggcaacgtacgccccctgtaccgacggaggaagtcccggtactcgtcctcccccacgaaattaataacaacccgatgggcctaactagctccacaccgtaaatagcttccaccgggatacgaagcatgtcacacatcaccatctcgatggtcggaacagcaaacaactccaacagccacggagggtcggtaaacgtcctcactccacggctgctagcagtcgactccTCCGTCGTGAAGGTGCGTGAAGATCACATGCAGGGTTTTGTTTTCGTTTTGGTGTAGCAGGCAGCGCTCCTATCGGCCGTGCGCGAACATCTTCTGGGACCCTGCACTGGAATTGATGTTACAAGCGCGACGATAAACGCTGAGACGATGATATTGCGTCGATGGTGGTGGAGGAAGCACGATTTGCTAGGCAGGAGTTCACAGAAAAATGA
This window of the Procambarus clarkii isolate CNS0578487 chromosome 46, FALCON_Pclarkii_2.0, whole genome shotgun sequence genome carries:
- the LOC138350502 gene encoding uncharacterized protein codes for the protein MVPGVDVDVDVISEGTVLVADIAGVDAISEGTVLVAVIAGVDAISEGTVLVADIAGVDAISEGTVLVAVIAGLDADVDAISEGTVLVADIAGVDAISEGTVLVAVIAGLDADVDAISGGTVLVGKIWKTEKMGE